One genomic segment of Micromonospora sp. WMMC415 includes these proteins:
- a CDS encoding peptide deformylase produces MTTSPLDRAADSFAAELARHRTGRGLSKKQLATLMGFDPSYVSHVEGRRHRPTEDFARRAEAVLEASGAIWQRFREYDELRHARSDKAHHRESPIPGQWLPPGTGLIVEREQATLTYLDEAYRCVIRRELYNAGTEPVTRYLVRVAVDRYPADPGRSNRHHREHPLTFTELQLRAHRLDAGEREAMHWRAKHDRDAFKEIWLLFENADRRFPLYPGDRATIEYAYHVGADKWGPWFQRAVRVPTRHLAVRLDLPAALDPQVWGAETSLSAEEGPLRTPVARREAGDRVVFDWATDDPPLNARYRMQWRFRVRTEGHPDDPGRVRPSDRMRGLGIIQRGADLLRQPTQPFDLPREEQVARTVVERLAGALLRLDELHPFSKGVGIAAPQLGIGRAAAVVRPPDRGAEPVVLLNPRVVDASPDVDEQYEGCLSFFDHRGLVPRPLRIDVEHAHVDGGRIITSFDYGMARLVAHEIDHLEGRLYVDRMAPGVPLVPVEEYRYSGQPWRY; encoded by the coding sequence ATGACGACCTCACCGCTCGATCGGGCTGCCGACTCCTTCGCCGCCGAACTCGCCCGGCACCGGACCGGACGGGGACTGTCCAAGAAACAGCTGGCGACGCTCATGGGGTTCGACCCGTCGTACGTCAGCCACGTCGAGGGGCGGCGACACCGCCCCACCGAGGACTTCGCCCGCCGAGCGGAGGCCGTCCTGGAGGCCAGCGGCGCGATCTGGCAGCGCTTCCGGGAGTACGACGAACTGCGGCACGCCCGCAGTGACAAGGCCCACCACCGGGAGTCCCCGATCCCCGGACAGTGGCTCCCACCCGGCACCGGCCTCATCGTCGAGCGGGAACAGGCCACGCTCACCTACCTCGACGAGGCGTACCGGTGCGTGATCCGGCGGGAGCTGTACAACGCCGGGACCGAACCGGTCACCCGCTACCTGGTCCGCGTCGCCGTCGACCGCTACCCCGCCGACCCGGGCCGGTCCAACCGGCACCACCGGGAACACCCGCTCACCTTCACCGAGCTGCAACTGCGGGCGCACCGGCTGGACGCGGGCGAACGCGAAGCGATGCACTGGCGCGCCAAGCACGACCGGGACGCCTTCAAGGAGATCTGGCTCCTCTTCGAGAACGCCGACCGCCGCTTCCCGCTCTACCCCGGCGACCGCGCCACCATCGAGTACGCGTACCACGTCGGGGCGGACAAGTGGGGCCCCTGGTTCCAGCGGGCCGTCCGGGTACCGACGCGGCACCTCGCCGTACGCCTGGACCTGCCGGCGGCGCTGGACCCCCAGGTCTGGGGCGCGGAGACCTCGCTCTCCGCGGAGGAGGGCCCACTCCGCACCCCGGTGGCCCGCCGCGAGGCCGGCGACCGGGTGGTCTTCGACTGGGCGACCGACGACCCGCCGCTGAACGCCCGCTACCGGATGCAGTGGCGGTTCCGCGTCCGAACCGAGGGGCACCCGGACGACCCCGGCCGGGTCCGGCCCAGCGACCGCATGCGCGGCCTCGGCATCATCCAACGCGGCGCCGACCTGCTGCGCCAGCCCACCCAGCCGTTCGACCTGCCGCGCGAGGAGCAGGTGGCCCGCACCGTCGTGGAACGGCTCGCCGGGGCGCTGCTCCGCCTCGACGAGCTGCACCCGTTCAGCAAGGGTGTCGGAATCGCCGCCCCCCAGCTCGGCATCGGGCGGGCCGCCGCCGTCGTCCGGCCACCGGACCGCGGCGCCGAACCGGTCGTCCTGCTCAACCCCCGCGTGGTCGACGCGTCCCCCGACGTCGACGAGCAGTACGAAGGCTGCCTCTCCTTCTTCGACCACCGGGGCCTGGTGCCCCGTCCGCTCCGGATCGACGTCGAACACGCCCACGTCGACGGTGGCCGGATCATCACCTCGTTCGATTACGGCATGGCCCGGCTCGTGGCCCACGAGATCGACCACCTGGAGGGGCGCCTCTACGTCGACCGGATGGCGCCGGGGGTGCCGCTGGTGCCCGTCGAGGAGTACCGCTACTCCGGTCAGCCCTGGCGCTACTGA